The following DNA comes from Octopus bimaculoides isolate UCB-OBI-ISO-001 chromosome 8, ASM119413v2, whole genome shotgun sequence.
TCTGCACCTTTGTGTTGGTTTAATCCGCCGTATAACACGCTCAATAAATGAAGGGCCATTATGCCGTAgaaattgatttctaacatagagtCAATCAATGTTTCACATTTGGAAGTTAAAGTTGACTACTTGATTTCAGtacttgacaagtactttattttattgacacccgaAACTAACTAACGaactaaatcaatcaatcaataaataaataaataaataaaggacaaaTGTACTTTCACGATTTGAACGTACAAACGCAAACAACGTAATTAAATACCACAGGCGGCGTTCCAGTATAGCCACAGTTTATGAGATCAAGCATataaaataggaaagaaataaaGGCCATCATGTCCGAATTTCCGTTGCTCTGCCAAATATTGCACCGTGTCAGTAACGGTGGTAGAAGCTATAGAATTTCGGATTAAATGAAATAGTTTAAGAATATTTAGTTTCAGTTTTCTTCGCAATGGATTTAATCTCTGCAAAAAGCAACTTCGACATCGTTCATTCCCCAGaggaagataaaaaataaaccgCACTCGATTAAAACCGAAACACTTGCAATTGAAGAAGTCTGGTGAGTCTTAAACCTGTGGCTTTCAACCTTTTCTAGCTTTGTGTCCCATTTTACTGTGTGGTACTCTGCAAACGTTTACTGCACATGTTGATAAAAATGCTGATTCTTTGCAGATTATTTTAAtcaaagagaaattaattttgtgTAGTGGTTTATTCATATTGTGTTACATTATCCCATTCAGTATTACCGCTTTTCAGAAATTTACGTAGTTTAATGTTTCTCgtgttaaatttttatattaattacgAAAGAAGGTGGGGGTTTACATAATGAAATGATCCCAAATAACGACACATCCTCAATCAAGGTTCTGCTCACTGCCAATACAATGTCTGACTCAATGTCCTTTTGTGAGAAAGTAGATTATGACGAGAGGAAgatttcattacattttctcGCAGGTGGAGAGATCATGTAGGCGATCGTTTTAGCATTTTTACCAAAAAGTGAATGGCAAGGAGGATTTCGAATTGCAAAGAAAAGTCAAAATATAACTAATTTCTATAGAGGTTAATTAACCTAGGCCATAATGTTCTTTACTGCTTTTGTCTGGCTGGAATCAATGTAGGACAAGTGATGTGCTAATGATACCCACTTAGACAGaaacatgtatttataattgCCCTCTTGTTCCCTGAGGAAATAAGGGGACAACTACAGATACGTGCTTGTGGCATGTCAGTTCCTGAGAATACTTGGTTCTTGAGATTCTCATCTTCTTATTATGACTCCGTTGCAATTGTTTCGAGGGACTTTTGTTTATCTACTCTCGAAgcgaagataatttcaataaacaaaTTCTATGGTATTTAGTATAACTTAATTCGGTTTTGTTGTCCAAATTCATGCCACCGGCCATTGTGAATGAATTCCCTTAACTCATTTTTGAACTCACTCCcgttcatttctttctctctcccctctctctttccaccccccccctctctctctctctctctctcttacacacactgtgtatgtgtgagagagagcataTGGGTGCAtataagaggccagatctagccagcaTAAAGCCGGTAGaatatctaatatatgtatatattattgatgcatatttaattaaccttttagcatccagattactctgtcgaatgcaacgattatatattcattttgctttaaattactcatgcattatctcgctgctttgagattttgaagatgtgattatTCTTAAAATGGCATTGTAAGGTGTGTGTTAGAAGCCAGACCTGGCCAGCTCGAACATACAATCTGTAGAACACCTAggcctgatatggccggtttaaatgcaaaagataTTTAGTCCGTTAGCttacttcctttctctttttttttatccttttgattTCAGTTTTGTTAATGGAATGTTGTTGATCAAAGTCGTGTCTAACCGATTACAACTcaggcaaattaaaaaaaaaatagaacggACGAAATCTTCCTCGCCCTGCTCCGTCAACCGATCTGGCTGGGAGATGTTCTAGCCGTCTCACTGGTGCCAAAGACTGGTTAGAATActcttgtttaagtcatttgataGTCTTACTTCCCGCCGTACTATGTCCATCATACAAGAACGTAGAGATCTTTATCGTTGTGCAACTGACCAAGCTGAAGAAATTTATATTCCTGGCTGGGATCAAATATTTCGTTTTAATGTTTGATTTAATCATtttaaatgttgttgctgttgttgtcgtcgtttaaACGTCCAGGTCAAACCTAACTGAGCAGAATTGTAATGAGACATAATTTAGAAGTGAACACCAGAAAAGGACAAATTATCCACTGCCTGCTATcctgtatcttttacttgtttctgccattggattgtggccatgctgggggtacTGCTTGgaagggcttagtcgaacaaatcggctccaggacttattttttaaagtcaagtacttattctgtAGGACTCCTTTTCCGAACCGCTATGCTTCAGGGATATAAACCAACACTGGCTaccaagcagtggtgaggaacaaatacaacacacacacacacacacacacacacacacacacacacacacacacacacacacacacatgcaatacatacacgcatgcatatacacatacatgcaagcatacatagacacataatgcaagcatacatacctacgtacacacacacacatgatacatacatacatacatacatacatacgacgggcttctttcagtttccggctaccaaatccaatAAGAAAGCTTTAGTCAGTCTGGAATTATAGTAAAGAACAAACCCAAAGTGCGGCTCAGTAGGACTTTACTCGAAAGTACATGGTTGGAAATAAAGTTTTTTAACAATACACCATCGACTGCGCATTTGTGTCGTTCACTGTATCCCTTCCTTAAAACGATAAGCTGTTATTTGAGGAAGATCTGGCTACTGTTTCTTTTAAGTCACGCAGTAATATAGAGGCTCCTTAATTAACAAGTACCATCGTTTTAAAAACACGAGCTGTGTTGGTCTTTTTTCATTGTCCATGGATCAAACTTAAATCGATATTGTATTGAAAGTTTTAACCAAACGAGAAATTTGACCACAGGAAATTTTGACATATCAAACACGGCTCTGTGATTAAGAATCTCGCAttgaaatcacatggttccatgttcagtccgactgcatggcacACTGGCCAaaagtcttctgctatagactcggGCCAAGTAAGGGTCACTGATAGAAAGAAGCATTCAACTCTAGAATGCTGTCTCAATAACTCTCGTCTatcccatggcagcatggaaaaacaatgacacacacaggaaaaggagagcgagagagagagagagagagagagagacagagagagagatggcataCGGTTGATGATAACGATACATGAGGCGAGAACATCGGTTGATTTCCGGATGTGGCTGCTAAAAATCTTTCTAAAAAGCTGTTTCTGATGGTCCTNNNNNNNNNNNNNNNNNNNNNNNNNNNNNNNNNNNNNNNNNNNNNNNNNNNNNNNNNNNNNNNNNNNNNNNNNNNNNNNNNNNNNNNNNNNNNNNNNNNNNNNNNNNNNNNNNNNNNNNNNNNNNNNNNNNNNNNNNNNNNNNNNNNNNNNNNNNNNNNNNNNNNNNNNNNNNNNNNNNNNNNNNNNNNNNNNNNNNNNNNNNNNNNNNNNNNNNNNNNNNNNNNNNNNNNNNNNNNNNNNNNNNNNNNNNNNNNNNNNNNNNNNNNNNNNNNNNNNNNNNNNNNNNNNNNNNNNNNNNNNNNNNNNNNNNNNNNNNNNNNNNNNNNNNNNNNNNNNNNNNNNNNNNNNNNNNNNNNNNNNNNNNNNNNNNNNNNNNNNNNNNNNNNNNNNNNNNNNNNNNNNNNNNNNNNNNNNNNNNNNNNNNNNNNNNNNNNNNNNNNNNNNNNNNNNNNNNNNNNNNNNNNNNNNNNNNNNNNNNNNNNNNNNNNNNNNNNNNNNNNNNNNNNNNNNNNNNNNNNNNNNNNNNNNNNNNNNNNNNNNNNNNNNNNNNNNNNNNNNNNNNNNNNNNNNNNNNNNNNNNNNNNNNNNNNNNNNNNNNNNNNNNNNNNNNNNNNNNNNNNNNNNNNNNNNNNNNNNNNNNNNNNNNNNNNNNNNNNNNNNNNNNNNNNNNNNNNNNNNNNNNNNNNNNNNNNNNNNNNNNNNNNNNNNNNNNNNNNNNNNNNNNNNNNNNNNNNNNNNNNNNNNNNNNNNNNNNNNNNNNNNNNNNNNNNNNNNNNNNNNNNNNNNNNNNNNNNNNNNNNNNNNNNNNNNNNNNNNNNNNNNNNNNNNNNNNNNNNNNNNNNNNNNNNNNNNNNNNNNNNNNNNNNNNNNNNNNNNNNNNNNNNNNNNNNNNNNNNNNNNNNNNNNNNNNNNNNNNNNNNNNNNNNNNNNNNNNNNNNNNNNNNNNNNNNNNNNNNNNNNNNNNNNNNNNNNNNNNNNNNNNNNNNNNNNNNNNNNNNNNNNNNNNNNNNNNNNNNNNNNNNNNNNNNNNNNNNNNNNNNNNNNNNNNNNNNNNNNNNNNNNNNNNNNNNNNNNNNNNNNNNNNNNNNNNNNNNgtgtgtgtgtgtgtgtgtgtgtgtgtgtgtgtgtgtgtgtgtgtgtgtgtgtgtgtgtgtgtttattcatcgAATTAAATCTATTAATTAGTCATCTAATTAAAtctatttctttccattctttcagATTCCCTTTCAATGTCACAACGAAACTTCCCTCCTTCATTTTGGAATCCATCTTATCATCAAAATAACAATTTAGAATCTGCAGCAGCTTACTTGGAATCGAACGCACTTTCATTTAACCCAGCCTCTCCATATTTCTCCTCAGCAACTCTACACGGTATTTCAAGCCTTCACCAAGCAgcaacagctgctgctgttgctgctgcggaCCCTTGGCACTATTCGTTATCTCCGCACGCACAAAGTACATACAGACCTACCCCGACAACTGCCCACGTTCACTACGACCTCTCATACTCGTCAATGGCCGCCGCAGCCGCTTCTAGTCGTTTTGCCAGTAGTCATGGACAATACGGTTCTTTATTGATGCCACACCATCCAGTCCCTTCATCACAACCTCCAACGGCAGCAGCAATGCGATCGGCAGGAAGCTACAGTTCCATGCATAGTCAAGCCTGTGATATTAGTGGGAAATCAGCCGCAGATTTACCAACGACAGCCAGACGATTCGCAGATTATCCTTCACATTCCAGTATCGAAGCTGGATTAGCAGGTATGTTAAAGAACTATCTTTCGTTTgattacaataaattaaataaatctaCTAATTTGAACAGAACTATCGATTTACGATTGATCCAGCAGcatggagttgttgttgttgttgttgttattgttgttgttattgttgttgttattgttgctgttattgttgttgttattgtgtgtgtgtgtgtgtgtatgtgtgtgtgtgatgatttcGACTATGAGTGTCTAGCATGACACTGACCCTCTTAAGAGTGCTCTACAAGTGCTCCTCTGTTCTAACCGTTAATTTGTGGTATTATGCCTAGGATTTCAATGCTTGATcacatcttcctcctcctcctcctcctcctcctcctcctcctcatcatcatcatcatcatcatcatcatcatcatcatcatcatcatcatcatcatcatcatcatcattttaaagttcacttttccatgcttgcatgggNNNNNNNNNNNNNNNNNNNNNNNNNNNNNNNNNNNNNNNNNNNNNNNNNNNNNNNNNNNNNNNNNNNNNNNNNNNNNNNNNNNNNNNNNNNNNNNNNNNNNNNNNNNNNNNNNNNNNNNNNNNNNNNNNNNNNNNNNNNNNNNNNNNNNNNNNNNNNNNNNNNNNNNNNNNNNNNNNNNNNNNNNNNNNNNNNNNNNNNNNNNNNNNNNNNNNNNNNNNNNNNNNNNNNNNNNNNNNNNNNNNNNNNNNNNNNNNNNNNNNNNNNNNNNNNNNNNNNNNNNNNNNNNNNNNNNNNNNNNNNNNNNNNNNNNNNNNNNNNNNNNNNNNNNNNNNNNNNNNNNNNNNNNNNNNNNNNNNNNNNNNNNNNNNNNNNNNNNNNNNNNNNNNNNNNNNNNNNNNNNNNNNNNNNNNNNNNNNNNNNNNNNNNNNNNNNNNNNNNNNNNNNNNNNNNNNNNNNNNNNNNNNNNNNNNNNNNNNNNNNNNNNNNNNNNNNNNNNNNNNNNNNNNNNNNNNNNNNNNNNNNNNNNNNNNNNNNNNNNNNNNNNNNNNNNNNNNNNNNNNNNNNNNNNNNNNNNNNNNNNNNNNNNNNNNNNNNNNNNNNNNNNNNNNNNNNNNNNNNNNNNNNNNNNNNNNNNNNNNNNNNNNNNNNNNNNNNNNNNNNNNNNNNNNNNNNNNNNNNNNNNNNNNNNNNNNNNNNNNNNNNNNNNNNNNNNNNNNNNNNNNNNNNNNNNNNNNNNNNNNNNNNNNNNNNNNNNNNNNNNNNNNNNNNNNNNNNNNNNNNNNNNNNNNNNNNNNNNNNNNNNNNNNNNNNNNNNNNNNNNNNNNNNNNNNNNNNNNNNNNNNNNNNNNNNNNNNNNNNNNNNNNNNNNNNNNNNNNNNNNNNNNNNNNNNNNNNNNNNNNNNNNNNNNNNNNNNNNNNNNNNNNNNNNNNNNNNNNNNNNNNNNNNNNNNNNNNNNNNNNNNNNNNNNNNNNNNNNNNNNNNNNNNNNNNNNNNNNNNNNNNNNNNNNNNNNNNNNNNNNNNNNNNNNNNNNNNNNNNNNNNNNNNNNNNNNNNNNNNNNNNNNNNNNNNNNNNNNNNNNNNNNNNNNNNNNNNNNNNNNNNNNNNNNNNNNNNNNNNNNNNNNNNNNNNNNNNNNNNNNNCCTTAGCTGCTACATAAATAGCAAtacattcttcacacacacacacacacacacacacacacacacacacgaacgctcgcacgcacacacttcaGCTATATATGTTGGGCAAATGACATGCTCTGAGACCTTGTGTTGAAACAAACAATTACATTGTGGAAGCGACACTACAGAATTacaatgtgtgtgcttgtgcgcgcgcgcgcgcgcgagtgagtgtgtgtgtatgtgtgtgtgtgaaagcattttaaaaataaacccaCTTAGAAGCGCTGAGTGATTTGGTGTTTTACAGAAACTGAAGTAAATCTCGGACGCAGAATAACTGTGAAAACAGCTTATAAGATCGGGTACATAACCGTAGATGACGGAATAGGTACAGGGTTCAATACCCTGTAGTGGATTTGCTGGccacttctttttcattttctaaggGTATTTACCCCATGTTCTAAACTTTTTTTTACAGCTATTCTGCATTCGGAATTTACTTATCTTCtgtaaaatatctatctatctatctatctatctatatctctgcctggctgtctgtctgtctgtctgcctgtctgtctgtctgtctgtctgtctgtctgtctgtctgtctgtctgtatacgcAGGCATGGttttgtgattaagaagctcgctttgtaatcgcgcggtttccagttcagtcccactgcgtagtacctcgCGCaatagctccgggccgaccaatgccatgggagtgaatttcatagaaggaaactgtggaagacCTTCgcagatatatctaaatatgtgatGGACTCTCacagcgttcagcttttgccgagcGACCggcacaaatgttttgtttatagtgatcaaacgtaCGTGCAGCATATTAGCTCACCTGTCCCTcaatcaaatcgacgttgcctgaaaaGGTGCACGTCGTACCACGTGTCAGGTGTCagagtgatcgcagagcaacgtgagatggagtgttttgctcaagaacacaacgcaccacccggtctaagATTGAAATCCCGATCACAAGTGCAACACCCTACCCacaagccatgtgccttcacacacacacacacatacacacacacatgatcattgaacgttcgacgtgctaacgattttgccagctcatcacttTTAACAAGAATGTTAttgtcagtgacttcgaagtttcggtcagtTAAGCTATCGTCGGACTACGGTGCATTGGAGTTAATTTTGGCTTTATAGTCTCTGTATAAAGTCTAATgacttgaaacaaataaaggataaagaaaaaagataaaagattaagcCAAATCTGGGACATCTCTTTCtggtgatttttttccctttcaactCCATGGAAATCAATACTTTGATCTGCGTCGTATTGAACACTTGTAGTCTCTATGGAATATCGTATAACCTGCAGCCCTCTACAGTGTATTTTAAagatcccttttctttttcttagtacCCTTCCTGGCAATTAAAcaaattcttgtttttctttttccatctgtCTTTCAGTCTTTGTCGGTCGGTCTCTTTTCCCTCTCCACCTCTCTCcgtctcactgtgtgtgtgtgtgtgtgtctctctctctctctctgtccctgtctcactctgtgtctctgtctctctccttcttccgtCACGGTCAATGTGTCTCGTCAAGAGTCAGGagtgataaaaagagaaaataaaataaatgttctgAGCAATCACCCATAAATCCGCCGGCAACTGTCAACACTTAGCTTATCCCAACACATCAACACACCTCATCTACACCTCGCCTCCACCTTGCTGCTCTTTCGCCCCTCTTCTACACAATAATACATTACAAACATATCCACTTGATTTACAGACAAAACTTACAAAGCGACTAATGAGGGTCAAAGTGGCAGAAACTAACTATTTATTTAACCGTGTCTTTGTTTTCTTATCAATAATTCCCGTTTGCTTTAgagtttttttaatttctttctcccCCATCCCTTTTTTCGCCTTTTTGTTCCCTCTCCCTTAAATCCATTCCAACCATTGAAACTGGCCCTCAGAATCAGGGAGGTCCACCACCTGtggttaaatacatatattatatgtgtgtatatatgtatgtctacatagatacacatgtgcatactgtacacacacgcacacatacacacacacacacacacacacacacacacacacacacacacacacacacacacacacacacacacacatacgcatggatgtgctccaacatgaccgcagctgcatggttgaaacgcataaaagaaataaaagtatcaACGAAAGAGCTTtgtcaaacaaacacaaaacaaaaaacaaaagcaaatcgaTCAGTtaattggatatttaaccaattgactaataataaataataataataaaggagtgaaatTGAACCACTGCGTGTGTTAATTATATCGGCTTAATGACTCTCCTAGACAcaacgaaatacacacacacacgtacataatgagttgaaaaacatatatatatatatatatatgtgtgtgtgtgtttgtgtgtgtacacacacgcacacatatatatatgtacatacatattgcatacatatacacacacaatgagttaaaaacatatatatatacacacacgcatatatatacatgcataattgtatacatatacacacacacataatgagttaaaaacatatgtatatatgcacacacataaatatatacacacacacacacacacatatatatacatacacaattacatacatatacatacaaacacacacataatgagttaaaaacatatatatatatatctatatatatatatatatatatatatatatatatacacataaatatatacacacacatatatatatacatacatacataattacatacatatacatacaaacacacacataatgagttAAAAACATATATANNNNNNNNNNNNNNNNNNNNNNNNNNNNNNNNNNNNNNNNNNNNNNNNNNNNNNNNNNNNNNNNNNNNNNNNNNNNNNNNNNNNNNNNNNNNNNNNNNNNNNNNNNNNNNNNNNNNNNNNNNNNNNNNNNNNNNNNNNNNNNNNNNNNNNNNNNNNNNNNNNNNNNNNNNNNNNNNNNNNNNNNNNNNNNNNNNNNNNNNNNNNNNNNNNNNNNNNNNNNNNNNNNNNNNNNNNNNNNNNNNNNNNNNNNNNNNNNNNNNNNNNNNNNNNNNNNNNNNNNNNNNNNNNNNNNNNNNNNNNNNNNNNNNNNNNNNNNNNNNNNNNNNNNNNNNNNNNNNNNNNNNNNNNNNNNNNNNNNNNNNNNNNNNNNNNNNNNNNNNNNNNNNNNNNNNNNNNNNNNNNNNNNNNNNNNNNNNNNNNNNNNNNNNNNNNNNNNNNNNNNNNNNNNNNNNNNNNNNNNNNNNNNNNNNNNNNNNNNNNNNNNNNNNNNNNNNNNNNNNNNNNNNNNNNNNNNNNNNNNNNNNNNNNNNNNNNNNNNNNNNNNNNNNNNNNNNNNNNNNNNNNNNNNNNNNNNNNNNNNNNNNNNNNNNNNNNNNNNNNNNNNNNNNNNNNNNNNNNNNNNNNNNNNNNNNNNNNNNNNNNNNNNNNNNNNNNNNNNNNNNNNNNNNNNNNNNNNNNNNNNNNNNNNNNNNNNNNNNNNNNNNNNNNNNNNNNNNNNNNNNNNNNNNNNNNNNNNNNNNNNNNNNNNNNNNNNNNNNNNNNNNNNNNNNNNNNNNNNNNNNNNNNNNNNNNNNNNNNNNNNNNNNNNNNNNNNNNNNNNNNNNNNNNNNNNNNNNNNNNNNNNNNNNNNNNNNNNNNNNNNNNNNNNNNNNNNNNNNNNNNNNNNNNNNNNNNNNNNNNNNNNNNNNNNNNNNNNNNNNNNNNNNNNNNNNNNNNNNNNNNNNNNNNNNNNNNNNNNNNNNNNNNNNNNNNNNNNNNNNNNNNNNNNNNNNNNNNNNNNNNNNNNNNNNNNNCAACCAGAGTTGatgtatttacgttcccgtaacttagcggatctgCAAAAGTGACGgctagaatatgtaccaggtttaagaaaaagaaaaaaaaagttctggggacgattcattcgactaaaagttcttcaaggcgatgccccagcatggccgcagtctaatgaatgaaacaggtaaaagatacaagataaacGATATTATGATGGAGGCGAATTAGCATGAAGCATTagcatattttaaagaaattttggaaTGTAGTCGACACTATTGATATGTTGTATTGCTCCCATCGTCTAATCTATTTGGCATccttgtatttgttgttgctgttgttgttttacccCACGTATACTAAGTTGTCGTTAAAGCCCCAGGCCAGACATTTAACCGAACAGCCAGATGCGTCCAAGAGAGAACCGCAAGATCTAGAACAGCAGACCAATGAGTCTTGTAGCCGAATGTCTCTGTGCTACACAGGTctgcttgaccagagctggccTGGGAGTACAATGGCTTAGGCTATGGAATAGAATTATCATTAAGTAATTCGTTTTCATTGATTATCTGTTCATTTTcacctgtcttttgtttgtttcttttttcaaaatatatatatgaattctccttaaattaatttattcgtatattcttttttaatttcaggTGTTGAAAATCCTGTTTCAGATACAGGCAAAGATATGTACTGGTATTAACAGAAAGTGACAAAACAAAGTataatagacataaatatataaatataaatatatgataatccaaatttaccaaagaaaaaagaaaaaaattcctcgAAAGTATTAAATGAAAATTCTGAATGCATCTCTTCGAGccaacaaactttattcagagaAAACTGAAACCAAATAATTCTTGAAAGAATTTTTCACAAGGGCAtcaatgaatttcatattttcttatgaacaaaacaaaacaaagactaataaataaagacaaaacatAAATGACATTTGTTGGTTCCTTCCGGAAAGAAACACGAATGGAACTAAAGAAGGTGATAGCTCAGGTTTATAGTTATTAATGTGAAGTGGATTCCCATATTGTTTTCTGTaatagaagaataagaaaaagctACCTGCTGACAAGAAAAGTCTATCGGCACTCGTTGAAAAATATTCCTTGCTATACTTCTAAATGCTTGTATCTGTGTTTCAATGGGCTTTCTCACACtttgtgtcgcgctgaatctctctgagaaatatgtacacgtgtctgtggagttctcagccacttacttgttaatttcacgagtaggctgttccgttgatcggatcaactggaaccctcgtcgtcgtaaccgacggagtgccacgacatacctctgtgtgtgtgtgtgcctttgcttCTATGCTTGTACTGTTGGTTTGttgacgtccctgtaacttagcaattcggcaaaaggagatcagatagaataaataccaggattaaaaataataagtactggcttcgattcattcgactaacaattcttgaaggtggtgccccagcttggtcgctgtctaatgagtgaaacgagtaaaagataa
Coding sequences within:
- the LOC106869520 gene encoding transcription cofactor vestigial-like protein 2 isoform X2, translated to MNLGCYSAPGNSILSVPVTSSPPHNLHLHQSEQQVQPQTHPNQHLIPESATSTPPHVNNSIDRSCNSSSSSSSLEGNAIKEENNSDKGTVPKETVYLASNSMVHNYFSGDSNRLVDEHFLRALSHYPGYSSTSSHGSSMSPSDRNKISPFNKDSLSMSQRNFPPSFWNPSYHQNNNLESAAAYLESNALSFNPASPYFSSATLHGISSLHQAATAAAVAAADPWHYSLSPHAQSTYRPTPTTAHVHYDLSYSSMAAAAASSRFASSHGQYGSLLMPHHPVPSSQPPTAAAMRSAGSYSSMHSQACDISGKSAADLPTTARRFADYPSHSSIEAGLAGVENPVSDTGKDMYWY
- the LOC106869520 gene encoding transcription cofactor vestigial-like protein 2 isoform X1, whose protein sequence is MSAVDVMYHQPYSSNLAYYPRTPIEQAFGLTKLHEPMNLGCYSAPGNSILSVPVTSSPPHNLHLHQSEQQVQPQTHPNQHLIPESATSTPPHVNNSIDRSCNSSSSSSSLEGNAIKEENNSDKGTVPKETVYLASNSMVHNYFSGDSNRLVDEHFLRALSHYPGYSSTSSHGSSMSPSDRNKISPFNKDSLSMSQRNFPPSFWNPSYHQNNNLESAAAYLESNALSFNPASPYFSSATLHGISSLHQAATAAAVAAADPWHYSLSPHAQSTYRPTPTTAHVHYDLSYSSMAAAAASSRFASSHGQYGSLLMPHHPVPSSQPPTAAAMRSAGSYSSMHSQACDISGKSAADLPTTARRFADYPSHSSIEAGLAGVENPVSDTGKDMYWY